One window from the genome of Thermus sediminis encodes:
- a CDS encoding heavy metal translocating P-type ATPase, with the protein MKEVRLGIKGMTCAACVARVERALRRAEGVAEARVNLATEKAFLLLDPEKGDLKGVLAAIQEAGYEPVVERAEIPIRGMTCAACAARVERALGRVPGVLEVGVNLVTERASVRYLPDTVSLARLQEAVREAGYEPVPEKPKEEDLEAGESHRKELQWALLFTLPLLLIAMPLHLFPHLGHAMEGLLPKRFWQGLEFLLATPVLFLAGRRFFRQSLSELKHKSPGMSALVTLGTGSAYLYSTLALLFPNLFPEGTANTYYEAAAVIISLVLLGKHLEARAKGRASEAIRRLLRLRPRTARVLEDGKEVERPLEALAVGDLILVRPGERIPTDGVVVEGESHVDESIVTGEPLPKAKGPGDGVVGGTVNGPGSLLIRATRVGEDTFLAQVIRLVEEAQAGRLPIQALADRIAGVFVPLALAVAALTFSLWYLLGPEPSLNYAFVAAVSVLLIACPCAMGLATPVAILVATGKGAELGLLFRKGEALELLARVDTVVLDKTGTLTKGKPELTDLYPAEGFAQEEALRLVAAAEALSEHPIARAVVEKAEREGLALPKAQAFQAVPGLGVEARAEGRLVVVGTERHLRQQGVDPTPFRPLAEALAREAKTPFFAAVDGRLLALLAVADPLKEGSPEAVAALRGLGLQLAMITGDSRLAAEAVAREVGIAQVLAEVLPQGKALEVKRLKAQGRRVAFVGDGINDAPALAEADVGIAMGTGTDIALEAGDVVLVSGDLRGLVKAVALARRTLRTIHLNFFWAYAYNTLLIPVAAGALYPFTGLLLHPVLAAWAMSLSSLFVVTNSLRLRAFRPSG; encoded by the coding sequence ATGAAGGAGGTCCGCCTGGGCATCAAGGGGATGACCTGCGCCGCCTGCGTGGCCCGGGTGGAGCGGGCCCTAAGGCGGGCAGAAGGGGTGGCGGAGGCCCGGGTCAACCTGGCTACAGAGAAGGCCTTCCTCCTCCTGGACCCCGAGAAAGGGGACCTCAAGGGGGTGCTCGCCGCCATCCAGGAGGCGGGGTACGAGCCCGTGGTGGAAAGGGCGGAGATCCCCATCCGGGGCATGACCTGCGCCGCCTGTGCAGCCCGGGTGGAGCGGGCCCTGGGCCGGGTACCCGGGGTGCTGGAGGTGGGCGTCAACCTAGTCACGGAAAGGGCCAGCGTGCGCTACCTCCCCGACACGGTGAGCCTGGCCCGCCTCCAGGAGGCCGTCCGCGAGGCGGGGTACGAGCCCGTGCCGGAAAAACCCAAGGAAGAGGACCTGGAAGCGGGGGAGAGCCACCGCAAAGAACTCCAATGGGCCCTCCTCTTCACCCTCCCCCTCCTCCTCATCGCCATGCCCCTCCACCTCTTCCCCCACCTGGGCCACGCCATGGAGGGGCTCCTGCCCAAGCGCTTTTGGCAGGGCCTGGAGTTCCTCCTGGCCACGCCGGTCCTCTTCCTGGCAGGAAGGCGCTTCTTCCGCCAGAGCCTCAGCGAGCTGAAGCACAAAAGCCCAGGGATGAGCGCCCTGGTCACGCTGGGCACGGGCTCCGCCTACCTCTACTCCACGCTGGCCCTCCTCTTCCCCAACCTCTTCCCTGAAGGCACCGCCAACACCTACTACGAGGCGGCGGCGGTCATCATCTCCCTGGTCCTCCTAGGCAAGCACCTCGAGGCCCGGGCCAAGGGGCGGGCCTCCGAGGCCATCCGGAGGCTCCTCAGGCTGAGGCCCCGGACCGCTCGGGTGCTCGAGGATGGGAAGGAGGTGGAACGCCCCTTGGAAGCCCTGGCCGTAGGGGACCTCATTCTGGTCCGCCCCGGGGAGCGGATCCCCACGGACGGAGTGGTGGTGGAGGGGGAGTCCCACGTGGACGAGTCCATAGTCACCGGGGAGCCCCTCCCCAAGGCCAAGGGTCCGGGGGACGGGGTGGTGGGGGGAACGGTGAACGGGCCGGGGAGCCTCCTCATCCGGGCCACCCGGGTGGGGGAGGACACCTTCCTGGCCCAGGTGATCCGCCTGGTGGAGGAGGCCCAGGCGGGCAGGCTTCCCATCCAAGCCCTGGCGGACCGCATCGCCGGGGTCTTCGTCCCCCTGGCCCTAGCGGTTGCGGCCCTCACCTTCTCCCTTTGGTACCTCTTGGGTCCCGAGCCCTCCCTGAACTACGCCTTTGTGGCCGCGGTGAGCGTTCTCCTCATCGCCTGCCCCTGCGCCATGGGCCTGGCCACCCCTGTGGCCATCCTGGTGGCCACGGGCAAAGGGGCGGAGCTGGGCCTTCTCTTCCGCAAGGGGGAGGCCCTGGAGCTCCTGGCCCGGGTGGACACCGTGGTCCTGGACAAGACGGGCACCCTCACCAAGGGAAAGCCGGAGCTCACGGACCTCTACCCGGCGGAAGGCTTCGCCCAGGAGGAGGCCCTGCGCCTGGTGGCGGCGGCCGAAGCCCTGAGCGAGCACCCCATCGCCCGGGCGGTGGTGGAGAAGGCGGAAAGGGAGGGGCTCGCCCTGCCCAAGGCCCAGGCCTTCCAGGCCGTGCCCGGCCTCGGGGTGGAGGCCCGGGCGGAGGGGCGGCTCGTGGTGGTGGGGACGGAAAGGCATCTGCGGCAGCAGGGGGTGGACCCCACCCCCTTCCGGCCCCTGGCGGAGGCCCTGGCTCGGGAGGCCAAGACCCCCTTTTTCGCGGCGGTGGACGGGAGGCTCCTGGCCCTCCTGGCGGTGGCCGACCCCCTGAAGGAGGGCAGCCCGGAGGCGGTGGCCGCCCTCAGGGGGCTAGGCCTCCAGCTAGCGATGATCACCGGGGATAGCCGCCTGGCGGCCGAGGCCGTGGCCAGGGAGGTGGGCATCGCCCAGGTCCTGGCCGAGGTCCTTCCCCAAGGGAAGGCCCTGGAGGTGAAGCGGCTCAAGGCCCAGGGCAGAAGGGTGGCCTTCGTGGGGGACGGGATCAACGATGCCCCCGCCCTGGCAGAGGCGGACGTGGGGATAGCCATGGGCACGGGGACGGACATCGCCCTCGAGGCGGGGGATGTCGTCCTGGTCTCCGGGGACCTAAGGGGTCTGGTGAAGGCCGTGGCCCTGGCCCGGCGCACCCTGCGAACCATCCACCTCAACTTCTTCTGGGCCTACGCCTACAACACCCTCCTCATCCCCGTGGCCGCGGGGGCCCTTTATCCCTTCACCGGCCTCCTCCTGCACCCGGTCCTGGCCGCCTGGGCCATGAGCCTCAGCAGCCTCTTCGTGGTGACCAACTCCCTGCGGCTAAGGGCTTTTAGGCCTTCGGGGTGA
- a CDS encoding metal-sensitive transcriptional regulator, translating into MPHPHLHLDPKAREEAKRRLLSAKGHLEGVLRMLEDEGVYCVDVLKQIKAVQGALDRVGELVLRAHLRDHVATAHGRGDVEEIVEELMEALKYR; encoded by the coding sequence ATGCCCCACCCCCACCTGCACCTGGACCCCAAGGCCAGGGAGGAGGCAAAGAGGCGCCTCCTCTCCGCCAAGGGCCACCTGGAGGGGGTCCTCCGCATGCTGGAGGACGAGGGGGTTTACTGCGTGGACGTCCTCAAACAGATCAAGGCGGTCCAGGGGGCCCTGGACCGGGTGGGGGAGCTGGTCCTGAGGGCCCACCTAAGGGACCACGTGGCCACCGCCCACGGGCGGGGGGACGTGGAGGAGATCGTGGAGGAGCTCATGGAGGCCCTCAAGTACCGCTAG
- a CDS encoding CopZ family metallochaperone, with protein sequence MTKLKVEGMTCDHCAKAVKEALLRVPGVERAEVYLEQGEALVEGKADPGTLVRAVEEEGYRAEVLA encoded by the coding sequence ATGACCAAGCTCAAGGTGGAAGGCATGACCTGCGACCACTGCGCCAAGGCGGTGAAGGAGGCCCTGCTGAGGGTGCCCGGCGTGGAAAGGGCCGAGGTGTACCTGGAGCAGGGCGAGGCCCTGGTGGAGGGGAAGGCGGACCCCGGAACCCTCGTCCGGGCCGTGGAGGAGGAGGGCTACCGGGCGGAGGTCCTGGCCTGA
- a CDS encoding Rieske (2Fe-2S) protein, with the protein MWIPVATLKDFKDGRLVVRRPEHKRPILLLYAGEEVFALEDLCTHDDGPLHEGEVEEGVIVCPRHGARFDLRTGKGTLPAPRPVKVFPARLEGETVLLDL; encoded by the coding sequence ATGTGGATCCCGGTAGCTACCCTCAAGGACTTCAAGGACGGCCGCCTGGTGGTCCGGCGGCCCGAGCACAAGAGGCCCATCCTCCTCCTCTACGCTGGGGAGGAGGTCTTCGCCCTGGAGGACCTCTGCACCCACGACGACGGCCCCCTGCACGAGGGGGAAGTGGAGGAGGGGGTCATCGTCTGCCCCCGGCACGGGGCCCGCTTTGACCTGAGGACGGGGAAAGGGACCCTTCCCGCCCCCAGGCCCGTCAAGGTCTTCCCCGCCCGGCTGGAGGGGGAGACGGTGCTTTTGGACCTTTAA
- the sufD gene encoding Fe-S cluster assembly protein SufD: MQVLDKTQVESISQALGEPAWVLKRRLQALEAFARLPYPNRKDENWRYTDLSEAPLESPVETPKGLHLTRDTLPEAVRRRLERTDVSAFLVFVGADLVYAEVPEELRAKGLVFTSLAEALRLHPEKVEAGLFQAVFAEDKFAAENSAFFTHGAFLYVPAGLEVEKPLGVFKVLLEGGKASAGRSLLFLEDNAKAAYIEEYLSLDLPPALHLSATEMVLRPGARLRHAHVETFGEGVWHFHRQRALLERDSGLNDLVVNLGGAYARSEVASELLGPGSESEMLGLYFGHGRQQFDHYTLQHHVAHHTRSDLLYKGAVKDEARAVFSGLIRLERGAQKTDAYQANRNLILSPTARVDSIPQLEIGANDVRCTHGSTTAPVDETQLFYLQSRGLPQTLAQELLVKAHLADVLARIPLKALRAHIEAVIEEKVRL; encoded by the coding sequence ATGCAGGTACTGGACAAGACGCAGGTGGAAAGCATCTCCCAGGCCTTGGGCGAGCCCGCCTGGGTGCTGAAGAGGAGGCTTCAGGCCCTCGAGGCCTTCGCCCGCCTCCCCTACCCCAACAGGAAGGACGAGAACTGGCGCTACACCGACCTCTCCGAGGCCCCCTTGGAGAGCCCGGTGGAAACCCCCAAAGGGCTCCACCTCACCCGGGATACCCTGCCCGAGGCGGTAAGGCGACGGCTGGAGCGGACCGACGTCTCCGCCTTCCTGGTCTTCGTGGGGGCGGACCTGGTCTACGCTGAGGTCCCCGAGGAGCTGAGGGCCAAGGGCCTCGTCTTCACCTCCCTGGCCGAGGCCCTGCGCCTCCACCCAGAGAAGGTGGAGGCGGGCCTCTTCCAGGCGGTCTTCGCCGAGGACAAGTTCGCCGCAGAGAACTCGGCCTTCTTCACCCACGGAGCCTTCCTCTACGTGCCCGCGGGGCTGGAGGTGGAAAAGCCCCTCGGGGTCTTCAAGGTGCTCCTGGAGGGCGGGAAGGCCTCCGCGGGACGGAGCCTCCTCTTCCTGGAGGACAACGCCAAGGCCGCCTACATTGAGGAGTACCTCTCCTTAGACCTCCCTCCCGCCCTCCACCTCTCGGCCACGGAGATGGTCCTGAGGCCCGGGGCCAGGTTGCGCCACGCCCACGTGGAGACCTTTGGGGAGGGGGTGTGGCACTTCCACCGCCAGCGGGCCCTTTTGGAGCGGGATTCCGGCCTCAACGACCTGGTGGTGAACCTGGGCGGGGCCTACGCCCGGAGCGAGGTGGCCTCGGAGCTTTTGGGCCCGGGCTCGGAGAGCGAGATGCTGGGCCTCTACTTCGGCCACGGGCGGCAGCAGTTTGACCACTACACCCTGCAGCACCACGTGGCCCACCACACCCGCTCGGACCTCCTCTACAAGGGGGCGGTGAAGGACGAGGCCCGGGCCGTCTTCTCCGGCCTCATCCGCCTGGAGCGGGGAGCCCAGAAGACGGACGCCTACCAGGCCAACCGCAACCTCATCCTCTCCCCCACGGCCCGGGTGGACTCCATCCCCCAGCTGGAGATCGGGGCCAACGACGTGCGCTGCACCCATGGCTCCACCACCGCCCCCGTGGACGAGACCCAGCTCTTCTACCTCCAGTCCCGGGGCCTGCCCCAGACCCTGGCCCAGGAGCTACTGGTCAAGGCCCACCTGGCGGACGTCCTCGCCCGCATTCCCCTAAAGGCCCTTAGGGCCCACATTGAGGCGGTGATCGAGGAAAAGGTTCGCCTCTAG
- the sufB gene encoding Fe-S cluster assembly protein SufB: MNEVDLRTLGEEYRYDFVDEVKPVFVAERGLSKRVIEAISYHKGEPEWMLKFRLRALEIFQKKPMPTWGPDLSGLDLDQLVYYVKPAEVRDARSWEEIPEEIRKTYERLGIPEAERKVLAGVGAQYDSEMVYHRVKEELERQGVIFVAIEEGMKKYEDLFREHFAKVVPPEDNKFAALNSAAWSGGSFVYVPPGVRVELPLQAYFRVNTPEFGQFERTLIIVDEGAEVHYIEGCTAPMYSTESLHTGVIEIVVKRGARSRYTTIQNWSSNMYNLVTQRALVYGEAYHEWLDGNLGSKVTMKYPSSYLLEPGARTEILSIAFAKTGQHQDTGAKVILAAPHTSGTIVSKSISKGEGRASYRGLVKVLEGARGAKANVECDALLIDPESRTDTYPYIEIEEDSAHVGHEATVSKINDEQIFYLQTRGLKEDEAAALIVRGFIEPIAKELPLEYAVELNRLIELEMEGSVG; this comes from the coding sequence ATGAACGAGGTAGACCTGAGGACTCTGGGAGAGGAGTACAGGTACGACTTCGTGGATGAGGTCAAGCCGGTCTTCGTGGCCGAGCGGGGCCTCTCTAAGCGGGTCATCGAGGCCATCAGCTACCACAAGGGCGAGCCCGAGTGGATGCTCAAGTTCCGCCTTAGGGCCTTGGAGATCTTCCAGAAGAAGCCGATGCCCACCTGGGGCCCCGACCTCTCGGGCCTGGACCTGGACCAGCTGGTCTACTACGTGAAGCCCGCCGAGGTGCGGGACGCCAGGAGCTGGGAGGAGATCCCCGAGGAGATCCGGAAGACCTACGAGCGCCTGGGCATCCCCGAGGCGGAGCGCAAGGTCCTGGCCGGGGTGGGGGCCCAGTACGACTCGGAGATGGTCTACCACCGGGTCAAGGAGGAGCTTGAGCGCCAGGGGGTCATCTTCGTGGCCATCGAGGAGGGGATGAAGAAGTACGAGGACCTCTTCCGGGAACACTTCGCCAAGGTGGTCCCCCCCGAGGACAACAAGTTCGCCGCCCTGAACTCCGCCGCCTGGTCCGGGGGCTCCTTCGTCTACGTGCCCCCGGGGGTCAGGGTGGAGCTCCCCTTGCAGGCCTACTTCCGGGTCAACACCCCGGAGTTCGGCCAGTTTGAGCGCACCCTCATCATCGTGGACGAGGGGGCCGAGGTGCACTACATCGAGGGCTGCACCGCCCCCATGTACTCCACGGAGAGCCTCCACACCGGGGTCATCGAGATCGTGGTGAAGCGGGGGGCCAGGAGCCGCTACACCACCATCCAAAACTGGTCCAGCAACATGTACAACCTGGTGACCCAGAGGGCCCTGGTCTATGGGGAGGCCTACCACGAGTGGCTGGACGGCAACCTGGGCTCCAAGGTCACCATGAAGTACCCCTCCAGCTACCTCCTGGAGCCCGGGGCCCGCACGGAGATCCTCTCCATCGCCTTCGCCAAGACGGGCCAGCACCAGGACACCGGGGCCAAGGTCATCCTGGCCGCCCCCCACACCTCGGGGACCATCGTCTCCAAGAGCATCTCCAAGGGTGAGGGGCGGGCGAGCTATAGGGGCCTGGTGAAGGTCCTGGAAGGGGCCCGCGGGGCTAAGGCCAACGTGGAGTGCGACGCCCTCCTCATCGACCCGGAAAGCCGCACGGACACCTACCCCTACATCGAGATCGAGGAGGACTCCGCCCACGTGGGCCACGAGGCCACGGTCTCCAAGATCAACGACGAGCAGATCTTCTACCTGCAGACCCGGGGCCTCAAGGAGGACGAGGCCGCGGCCCTCATCGTGCGGGGCTTCATTGAGCCCATCGCCAAGGAGCTTCCCCTGGAGTACGCCGTGGAGCTGAACCGCCTCATCGAGCTGGAGATGGAGGGCTCCGTCGGCTAA
- the sufC gene encoding Fe-S cluster assembly ATPase SufC, which produces MNQLEIRDLWASVDGEPILKGVNLVVPKGQVHALMGPNGTGKSTLGKILAGDPEYLVEKGEILLDGESILDLSPDERARKGLFLAFQYPVEVPGVTIANFLRLALQARLGREVGVAEFWAKVKKALDLLDWDEGYLSRYLNEGFSGGEKKRGEILQLLVLEPSYAILDETDSGLDIDALKVVARGVNAMRGPGFGALVITHYQRILNYIQPDVVHVMVDGRVVAQGGPELALELEAKGYEWLRERVKEGA; this is translated from the coding sequence ATGAACCAGTTGGAGATCCGCGACCTTTGGGCTTCTGTTGACGGGGAGCCGATCCTCAAGGGGGTGAACCTGGTGGTCCCCAAGGGCCAGGTCCACGCCCTCATGGGCCCCAATGGGACCGGCAAGAGCACCCTGGGCAAGATCCTGGCCGGGGACCCCGAGTACCTTGTGGAAAAGGGGGAGATCCTCCTGGACGGGGAGAGCATCCTGGACCTCTCCCCCGACGAAAGGGCCCGGAAAGGCCTCTTCCTGGCCTTCCAGTACCCGGTGGAGGTCCCCGGGGTCACCATCGCCAACTTCCTCCGCCTGGCCCTCCAGGCCCGGCTCGGCCGGGAGGTGGGGGTGGCGGAGTTTTGGGCCAAGGTGAAGAAGGCCCTAGACCTTCTGGACTGGGACGAGGGCTACCTCTCCCGCTACCTCAACGAGGGCTTCTCCGGCGGGGAGAAGAAGCGGGGGGAGATCCTGCAGCTACTGGTCCTCGAGCCCAGCTACGCCATCCTGGACGAAACCGACTCCGGCCTGGACATCGACGCCCTCAAGGTGGTGGCCCGGGGGGTGAACGCCATGCGGGGGCCTGGCTTCGGGGCCTTGGTCATCACCCACTACCAGCGGATCCTGAACTACATCCAGCCCGACGTGGTCCACGTGATGGTGGACGGACGCGTGGTGGCCCAGGGGGGCCCCGAGCTGGCCCTGGAGCTGGAGGCCAAGGGCTACGAGTGGCTTAGGGAAAGGGTCAAGGAGGGGGCATGA
- the aceA gene encoding isocitrate lyase: MEPLSVLTPEMRQEAEALRREWETNPRWKGVRRDYRPEDVVRLRPSVLVEHTLAKRGAERLWRLLHERPYVHTFGAYTGAMAVEMVRAGLEAIYLSGWQVAADANLAWQTYPDQSLYPYNSVPQIVKRINNALMRADMIERSEGKVTRDWYVPIVADAEAGFGGALNVFELTKAMIEAGAAGIHYEDQLASEKKCGHLGGKVLVPTAQHIRTLQAARLAADILGVPTVIIARTDAEAATLITSDIDERDRPFILSGERTPEGFYRFKNGIEAGVARALAYAPYADVLWMETSKPDLEEARKFAEAVKREFPDKLLAYNLSPSFNWKKFLDDETIAKFNRELGAMGYKFQFITLAGWHTLNYYTWELAKGYKARGMPAFVELQQKEFLAQAQGFTAVKHQREVGAGYFDEVVLALTQGEASTLALKGSTEEAQFTEEAVR; the protein is encoded by the coding sequence ATGGAACCCCTTAGCGTGTTGACCCCCGAGATGCGGCAAGAAGCGGAGGCCCTGAGGCGGGAGTGGGAGACCAACCCCCGCTGGAAAGGGGTGAGGCGGGACTACCGGCCCGAGGACGTGGTGCGCCTCAGGCCCAGCGTCCTGGTGGAGCACACCCTGGCCAAGCGAGGGGCGGAGAGGCTCTGGCGGCTTTTGCACGAGCGGCCCTACGTCCACACCTTCGGGGCCTACACCGGGGCCATGGCGGTGGAGATGGTGCGGGCGGGCCTCGAGGCCATCTACCTCTCCGGCTGGCAGGTGGCCGCCGACGCCAACCTGGCCTGGCAGACCTACCCCGACCAGTCCCTCTACCCCTACAACTCCGTGCCCCAAATCGTGAAGCGCATCAACAACGCCCTCATGCGGGCGGACATGATCGAGCGCTCCGAGGGCAAGGTGACCCGGGACTGGTACGTGCCCATCGTGGCCGACGCCGAGGCGGGCTTCGGCGGGGCCTTGAACGTCTTTGAGCTCACCAAGGCCATGATCGAGGCGGGGGCCGCGGGGATCCACTACGAGGACCAGTTGGCCTCGGAAAAGAAGTGCGGCCACCTGGGCGGGAAGGTCCTGGTGCCCACCGCCCAGCACATCCGTACCCTGCAGGCGGCCCGCCTGGCCGCGGACATCCTAGGGGTGCCCACGGTGATCATCGCCCGCACCGACGCCGAGGCCGCCACCCTCATCACCAGCGACATTGACGAGCGGGATAGGCCCTTCATCCTCTCTGGCGAGCGCACCCCTGAGGGCTTCTACCGGTTCAAGAACGGGATTGAGGCGGGGGTCGCCCGGGCCCTGGCCTACGCCCCCTACGCCGATGTCCTTTGGATGGAGACCTCCAAGCCCGACCTGGAGGAGGCCCGGAAGTTCGCCGAGGCGGTGAAGCGGGAGTTCCCCGACAAGCTCCTCGCCTACAACCTCTCCCCCTCCTTCAACTGGAAGAAGTTCCTGGACGACGAGACCATCGCCAAGTTCAACCGGGAGCTGGGGGCGATGGGCTACAAGTTCCAGTTCATCACCCTGGCTGGCTGGCATACCCTCAACTACTACACCTGGGAGCTGGCCAAGGGGTACAAGGCCCGGGGGATGCCCGCCTTCGTGGAGCTCCAGCAGAAGGAGTTCCTGGCCCAGGCCCAGGGCTTCACCGCCGTGAAGCACCAGCGGGAGGTGGGGGCAGGCTACTTTGACGAGGTGGTCCTGGCCCTCACCCAGGGGGAAGCCTCCACCCTGGCCCTCAAGGGCTCCACCGAGGAGGCCCAGTTCACGGAGGAGGCTGTCCGCTAG
- a CDS encoding FAD-dependent oxidoreductase translates to MGKRVVVVGGVAGGASAAAKAKRENPELEVVVYEKSGWLAYGACGLPYVLSGEIPKLEGLVARTPEAFRKQGVLVHTRHEVVDIDPSLKTLTVFDHQEGRAFQDRYDHLVLATGARPLIPPIPGTEQEGVYTLRSMEDGERLLEALNGARRAAILGAGYIGLEAAEAFRKRGLEVTLLEAKDRPLPHWDKEVGALLKDELERHGVEVRTGVRVEALRGQGRVEAVETSEGAVPVDLVLVATGIRPNVELARAMGVALGPTGAIATDERMRTNLEGVYAAGDVAESFHQVLKRPYWLPLGDVANKHGRTAGSAIAGKEARFAGVAGTAIFKAFGLAVATAGLSLEAALREGYAARKVLIRSRDGARYYPGSQPLVVELVYEEGTERLLGGAVVAFGHGALRIDVLAALLAKGGSVEDLLALDLAYAPPYSPVWDPLLVAAQQVR, encoded by the coding sequence ATGGGCAAGCGCGTGGTGGTGGTGGGCGGGGTGGCGGGCGGGGCCTCCGCCGCCGCCAAGGCCAAGCGGGAAAACCCCGAACTGGAGGTGGTGGTCTACGAGAAGTCCGGCTGGTTGGCCTACGGGGCCTGCGGCCTGCCCTACGTGCTTTCGGGGGAGATCCCCAAGCTAGAGGGGCTGGTGGCCCGCACCCCGGAGGCCTTCCGCAAGCAGGGGGTCCTGGTCCACACCCGCCACGAGGTGGTGGACATAGACCCCTCCCTGAAGACCCTCACGGTCTTTGACCATCAGGAAGGGCGCGCCTTCCAGGACCGGTACGACCACCTGGTCCTGGCCACGGGGGCGAGGCCCCTTATCCCCCCCATTCCCGGCACGGAGCAGGAGGGGGTCTACACCCTGAGGAGCATGGAGGACGGGGAGCGCCTCCTAGAGGCCCTAAACGGGGCCAGGCGGGCCGCCATCCTGGGGGCGGGGTACATCGGCCTCGAGGCCGCCGAGGCCTTCCGCAAGCGGGGCCTGGAGGTCACCCTCCTGGAGGCCAAGGACCGCCCCCTCCCCCACTGGGACAAGGAGGTGGGGGCTCTCCTGAAAGACGAGCTGGAGCGCCACGGAGTGGAGGTCCGGACCGGGGTCAGGGTGGAGGCCCTAAGGGGCCAGGGGCGGGTGGAGGCGGTGGAAACCTCGGAAGGGGCGGTGCCCGTGGACCTGGTCCTCGTCGCCACCGGCATCCGCCCCAACGTGGAGCTGGCCCGGGCCATGGGCGTGGCCCTGGGGCCTACGGGGGCCATCGCCACCGACGAAAGGATGCGCACCAACCTGGAAGGGGTCTACGCCGCTGGGGACGTGGCGGAGAGCTTCCACCAGGTCTTAAAGCGCCCCTACTGGCTCCCCTTGGGGGATGTGGCCAACAAGCACGGCCGCACAGCCGGCAGCGCCATCGCCGGAAAGGAGGCCCGCTTCGCCGGGGTGGCGGGGACGGCCATCTTCAAGGCCTTCGGCCTGGCGGTGGCCACCGCCGGGCTCTCCTTGGAGGCCGCCCTCAGGGAGGGGTACGCCGCCAGGAAGGTCCTCATCCGAAGCCGGGACGGGGCCCGCTACTACCCGGGAAGCCAGCCCCTCGTTGTGGAGCTAGTCTACGAGGAGGGGACGGAGAGGCTTCTAGGGGGCGCGGTGGTGGCCTTTGGGCATGGGGCTCTGCGCATAGACGTCCTGGCTGCCCTCCTGGCCAAGGGGGGCAGCGTGGAGGACCTCCTGGCCCTGGACCTGGCCTACGCCCCGCCCTATAGCCCCGTCTGGGACCCCCTCCTCGTCGCCGCCCAGCAGGTGCGCTAA
- a CDS encoding ABC transporter ATP-binding protein: MLRAENLSKRYRQGEKEVVALRGFTYAFPKGATAVVGPSGSGKTTLLNLLAGFDLPTEGGVFLEETPLHRLSEDERAGVRLRRMGFVFQQWNLIPTLTALENVAFPLLLAGWPWSRRLRRAAELLEQVGLAHRLHHLPSRLSGGEQQRVALARALALDPSILFADEPTGNLDAESREQVAALLFAFGEERILILVTHDLELARRAGRILHLKGGRLWREEIPQPAGT; this comes from the coding sequence ATGCTTCGGGCCGAGAACCTCAGCAAGCGCTACCGGCAAGGGGAGAAGGAGGTGGTGGCCCTCCGGGGCTTCACCTACGCCTTCCCCAAGGGGGCCACGGCGGTGGTGGGGCCCTCAGGAAGCGGGAAGACCACCCTCCTAAACCTCCTGGCGGGCTTTGACCTGCCCACGGAAGGCGGGGTCTTCCTGGAGGAAACCCCCCTCCACCGCCTCTCCGAGGACGAACGGGCAGGGGTGCGCCTGAGGCGGATGGGCTTCGTCTTCCAACAGTGGAACCTGATCCCCACCCTCACCGCCCTGGAGAACGTGGCCTTCCCCCTCCTCTTGGCGGGGTGGCCTTGGAGCAGGCGCCTGAGGCGGGCGGCGGAGCTTTTGGAGCAGGTGGGCCTGGCGCACCGCCTGCACCACCTGCCAAGCCGCCTCTCCGGGGGGGAGCAGCAACGGGTGGCCCTGGCCCGGGCCCTGGCCTTGGACCCCAGCATCCTCTTCGCCGACGAGCCCACGGGCAACCTGGACGCGGAGAGCCGGGAGCAGGTGGCTGCCCTCCTCTTCGCCTTCGGGGAGGAGCGCATCCTGATCCTGGTCACCCACGACCTGGAGCTGGCCCGAAGGGCCGGGCGGATCCTCCACCTCAAGGGGGGGAGGCTCTGGCGGGAGGAGATCCCCCAGCCCGCGGGGACCTAG